One part of the Brevinematia bacterium genome encodes these proteins:
- a CDS encoding glucodextranase DOMON-like domain-containing protein produces the protein MRLLRLLIIISFVLAFPIVGLVYAQEQAEEEEAGIAFQRPTPSMEGVRENPESGFLKDNVLERGKRPDQAKIVLLDPIGDDKGPGYYTYPTHPVYVVGGFDIVKVEIDAMDDKNVTFKITVNADLKQEWGMAADFDIQHFQIYIDQDHLPGSGYLRSIPGLNIYFPPDQGWEKAVIISPQPRARVEIEVNSKAKDMAQDVVIPRLIKGVGRTIIAVVSKKDLDLGPDKDITKWGFQIFSQSNEGFPDPEDVLTRNVNEYRGLHRWGGGSDYWGDPEFVDIVVWPARGKIKEAQDQFEILNVWESYPNPIQDVKAVVPMVFLDQTEQWKPPIGYIKFAKAMSERLKPQAPPDKYVSGNFDLFGKLFTRWNWNYDATKENVIRNSLEIGIDGKVFTEVIDYYLRFELTDWEATKWTTWVNATAGQVPIALQSRRVVLNRPLPTVDVVSIGNYDLNYSPWTLGQAWYPDRDKFLGLFVDGSIEGILGYNFTIHYPLNWIGFEWGKGNNRIYDLVYGYRLTSSVIPGVKLQHTLGYYTDFETNPESGKGGQAKTMIYRGGNATADAFIEIKLPLGFVVNVVGAVSSVGVNPEFLKLEEGLELDIDGNGLVGKLAQTGISPAFPTKDKSLNIIGFGGTLLVKNDNIFDTGVGFVVQGFYIDPNYISFTAARGDDPLASAGFGGGTTGADVLIMNGWQSVHRAPQAADFVGSAPIPPVPSDFLVNDPVTGLSGIGWINEKWEGISALGWRGATARIDYSVDVLRIQGEGSYIMFGYDQASNVVNVVPVSSNFFSVTGIPVGSTLSFVIPYTQISKMRAMLLGTYKLSDILYGIDITPSVMFEMNNYPTVFGKGSYILERTSFRANTMFVSPSLTFGIQWTKLLFMSVGYKYEIGTYNTVLNFVSGSLTADDTQVKNYSRHRVILTARADTPVGYYKWRAEVFYEGENKDFSGRAPFGAYSVLEWEYGF, from the coding sequence ATGAGGCTACTGAGGTTACTTATAATAATATCTTTTGTTCTTGCTTTTCCGATTGTTGGGTTGGTTTATGCGCAGGAGCAAGCTGAGGAAGAGGAAGCTGGGATAGCGTTTCAAAGGCCTACGCCTTCAATGGAAGGTGTTAGGGAGAATCCAGAGAGTGGTTTTTTGAAGGACAATGTTTTGGAGAGAGGGAAGAGGCCAGATCAGGCGAAGATAGTATTGCTTGATCCTATTGGTGATGATAAAGGGCCTGGTTATTATACTTATCCGACGCATCCAGTGTATGTTGTTGGTGGTTTTGATATTGTTAAAGTTGAGATAGATGCGATGGATGATAAGAATGTTACATTCAAGATAACTGTGAATGCTGATCTTAAGCAAGAGTGGGGAATGGCTGCGGATTTTGATATTCAGCATTTCCAGATATATATTGATCAAGATCATTTACCTGGTTCTGGTTATCTTAGGTCAATTCCTGGTTTGAATATATACTTTCCACCTGATCAAGGGTGGGAGAAGGCGGTTATAATTTCACCGCAGCCAAGAGCGAGGGTTGAAATAGAGGTTAACTCAAAGGCGAAGGATATGGCACAGGATGTTGTTATACCTAGGCTTATAAAGGGTGTTGGTAGGACGATTATTGCAGTTGTTTCAAAAAAGGATCTTGACCTAGGTCCTGATAAGGATATAACCAAATGGGGATTTCAGATTTTCTCTCAGTCCAATGAAGGTTTTCCTGATCCGGAGGATGTTTTGACGAGGAATGTCAATGAATACAGAGGGTTGCATAGATGGGGAGGTGGTAGTGATTATTGGGGAGATCCGGAGTTTGTTGATATAGTGGTGTGGCCTGCGAGAGGAAAGATAAAGGAGGCGCAGGATCAGTTTGAGATACTCAATGTTTGGGAGTCGTATCCTAATCCTATACAGGATGTTAAAGCGGTAGTGCCGATGGTATTCTTAGATCAGACTGAGCAGTGGAAACCGCCTATAGGGTATATTAAGTTTGCTAAAGCTATGTCTGAAAGGCTAAAGCCGCAGGCACCACCTGATAAGTATGTTTCTGGGAATTTTGATTTATTTGGGAAACTGTTTACGAGGTGGAACTGGAATTATGATGCGACTAAGGAGAATGTTATAAGAAACTCACTTGAGATTGGTATAGATGGTAAAGTGTTCACGGAGGTTATAGATTACTACTTGAGGTTTGAGCTTACGGATTGGGAGGCTACTAAATGGACGACTTGGGTTAACGCAACAGCTGGTCAGGTTCCTATTGCTTTGCAATCAAGAAGGGTGGTGCTTAATAGACCTTTACCGACTGTTGATGTTGTGAGTATCGGTAACTATGATCTTAACTATAGTCCTTGGACACTGGGGCAGGCATGGTATCCGGACAGAGATAAGTTTTTAGGATTGTTTGTTGACGGAAGTATTGAGGGGATTTTAGGTTATAACTTTACTATCCACTATCCGCTTAACTGGATTGGTTTTGAGTGGGGCAAAGGTAACAACAGGATATATGATCTTGTGTATGGGTATAGGTTAACTTCGTCTGTTATACCTGGGGTAAAGCTACAGCATACTCTTGGGTATTATACTGACTTTGAGACTAATCCTGAGTCTGGAAAAGGTGGTCAAGCGAAAACGATGATTTACAGGGGAGGTAATGCTACTGCGGATGCTTTTATTGAGATAAAGTTGCCACTAGGTTTTGTTGTTAATGTTGTAGGTGCGGTTTCTTCGGTTGGCGTTAATCCAGAGTTTCTTAAGCTGGAGGAGGGATTGGAGCTTGATATAGACGGAAATGGGCTTGTTGGTAAGCTTGCACAGACTGGTATAAGTCCAGCGTTTCCAACGAAAGACAAATCTCTTAACATCATAGGTTTTGGTGGAACACTACTTGTTAAGAATGATAACATTTTTGATACCGGTGTAGGTTTTGTGGTTCAGGGGTTCTATATTGATCCTAACTATATTTCGTTTACTGCTGCCAGAGGTGATGATCCGTTAGCTTCTGCTGGATTTGGTGGTGGAACAACTGGTGCGGATGTTTTGATAATGAATGGGTGGCAGTCTGTTCATAGAGCACCGCAGGCAGCAGACTTTGTGGGTTCTGCACCTATACCGCCAGTTCCTTCTGATTTCCTAGTAAATGATCCTGTTACAGGGCTTAGTGGTATAGGGTGGATAAATGAGAAATGGGAAGGTATTTCTGCGTTAGGCTGGAGAGGTGCTACTGCTAGGATTGACTATTCGGTTGATGTTCTGAGGATCCAGGGTGAGGGTAGTTATATAATGTTTGGGTACGATCAAGCTTCAAATGTGGTTAATGTTGTTCCAGTTAGTTCAAACTTCTTTTCGGTGACAGGTATTCCTGTAGGTAGCACTCTCTCATTTGTTATACCGTATACTCAGATTTCAAAGATGAGGGCTATGCTACTGGGAACCTACAAGCTCTCTGATATACTCTATGGTATAGACATTACTCCTTCCGTTATGTTTGAGATGAATAACTATCCAACAGTATTTGGTAAAGGTAGTTACATACTTGAGAGGACAAGTTTCAGAGCTAACACTATGTTTGTCTCACCAAGTTTGACTTTTGGTATCCAGTGGACAAAGTTGCTTTTCATGAGTGTTGGTTACAAGTATGAGATAGGGACGTATAATACTGTTTTGAATTTTGTTTCTGGTTCTTTGACAGCCGACGATACCCAGGTGAAGAATTATAGTAGGCATAGGGTAATTTTGACTGCAAGGGCTGACACTCCGGTTGGGTATTATAAGTGGAGAGCTGAAGTGTTTTATGAAGGTGAGAATAAGGACTTTTCGGGTAGAGCGCCGTTTGGAGCATATAGTGTGCTTGAGTGGGAGTATGGTTTCTAA